One Caretta caretta isolate rCarCar2 chromosome 24, rCarCar1.hap1, whole genome shotgun sequence genomic region harbors:
- the LOC142070063 gene encoding HAUS augmin-like complex subunit 5 yields the protein MVPPQTITCGVSLEAAQERIRDAQRRSLLLKAYAACLAKERQQLQGSVAQLRGRLEQLKDISRKAKVELTVGGKLPDLGFAGLEPEVLDMVGSHPPNHVQAALEHLALENTLQMQELTSRIDIPRDVEALKFRYESSRLEDLAGPPAALPSVRGLIQEGWSRCEELWVQQLPLQAREQRCTAQLASLVQEMHRLVADGSEHAILARAVLELELRAVRLAGLRDGLRRGCQELEQEASARHAELQALQSKRQRILDFRHLVREKQQQVRALIKGTSYIKCQLHKDQAEVQAFVQRKLLGPEQDVTLESQRLHGGVEREVRQLGAIALPCLLHRSLPGSQQVPAHELSIHRLDRTGLAQHRAFLTVCQAAGFPLYKAPEHLLPHMAELKKELLALRAQLSYKSQALASLQQRQGTDVQVLLQALRDHDREQAGALGPWIQLVTEQCEHRMERWPEVQATIDAWWEQPGQFSLPAEHRQGLTLQQWLERWTLALKTLQQHSWA from the exons ATGGTCCCTCCCCAGACAATCACCTGTGGG GTCTCCCTGGAGGCGGCCCAGGAGCGGATCCGTGACGCCCAGCGCCGCTCCCTGCTGCTCAAGGCCTATGCGGCCTGCCTGGCCAAGGAAcgccagcagctgcagggcagcgTAGCACAGCTGAGGGGGCGGCTGGAGCAGCTGAAGGACAtcagcag AAAGGCCAAGGTGGAGCTGACGGTGGGAGGGAAGCTGCCTGACCTCGGATTTGCTGGCTTGGAGCCTGAAGTACTG GACATGGTGGGTTCCCACCCTCCCAACCATGTCCaggcagccctggagcacctggcCCTGGAGAACACCCTGCAGATGCAGGAGCTCACCAGCCGCATTGACATTCCCCGCGACGTAGAGGCCCTCAA GTTCCGCTACGAGAGCTCCCGTCTGGAAGACCTGGCGGggccaccagcagccctgccctcaGTCCGGGGCCTCATACAG gaaggctggagcaggtgtgaggagctgtgggtgcagcagctccccctACAGGCCCGGGAGCAGCGCTGCACGGCCCAGCTGGCCTCCCTCGTGCAGGAGATGCACCGGCTGGTGGCGGACGGCTCGGAGCACGCGATCCTCGCCAG GGcggtgctggagctggagctgcgggcTGTGCGGCTGGCAGGGCTGCGGGATGGGCTGCGTCGAGGCTGCCAGGAACTGGAGCAGGAGGCAAGTGCCCGCCATGCGGAGCTGCAGGCCTTGCAGAGCAAGCGTCAGCGCATTCTGGACTTCCGCCACCTGGTG cgcgaaaagcagcagcaggtccGGGCGCTGATCAAAGGCACCTCCTACATCAAATGCCAGCTCCACAAGGACCAGGCCGAG gtccagGCCTTCGTGCAGAGGAAGCTGCTGGGCCCGGAACAGGACGTGACCCTGGAGTCGCAGCGGCTGCACGGGGGGGTGGAGCGCGAGGTCCGGCAGCTGGGGGCCATcgccctcccctgcctgctgcaccGCAGCCTCCCGGG GTCCCAGCAGGTCCCAGCCCACGAGCTCTCCATCCATCGGCTGGACCGGACGGGGCTCGCCCAGCACCGGGCCTTCCTCACTGTGTGCCAGGCTGCCGGCTTCCCTCTCTACAAG gccccggagcacctcctgccccacatgGCTGAGCTGAAGAAGGAGCTGCTGGCCCTGCGTGCCCAGCTGAGTTACAAGAGCCAGGCGCTAGCCAGCCTGCAGCAGCGCCAGGGGACCGACGTGCAAG tcctgctgcaggccctgcgGGACCACGACCGGGAGcaggccggagccctggggccgTGGATCCAGCTGGTGACCGAGCAGTGCGAGCACCGCATGGAGCGCTGGCCTGAGGTGCAGGCCACAATCGACGCCTG GTGGGAGCAGCCGGGGCAGTTCTCCCTGCCGGCGGAGCACCGCCAGGGCCTCACcttgcagcagtggctggagcgcTGGACCCTGGCCCTCAAgaccctccagcagcacagctgggcctGA